The Stratiformator vulcanicus genome has a segment encoding these proteins:
- a CDS encoding IMCp domain-containing protein — MGRHTIKSFSAAFAIAAAMVTASVAVTDIAFAQGWTAPGSCCGTCGEIVTACTCTRMQPVCETTVRRQDCVTWREVPRTLYRDEEYVVTIPKIDYDCVTVDEGCYKMVWVPKPVKKVIPKTVYQKDIRTRKVPFTVSQKVPVVSSQWIPEKRVRCVPQTTTQYYRQPFGTNCPPITAQVPPLTGFGGGYGAHGGYGVHGGFGAAGGFGAVAPQPYGMPGGCPNGQCGMNHGAGAFYGNPGYQPTPAPVQGPVPNPTPDNFDDPAAWSNVPSRAAVSPQMFPHMAAQYAQPMPNHYQQPAQQAAHYGYQAAQYGYQAARQPQMIQQAGYAQPQTAPMQSAYRAAYGQPQPSAIQQVGYSR; from the coding sequence ATGGGTCGCCACACAATCAAGAGCTTTTCTGCTGCTTTCGCCATCGCTGCCGCGATGGTGACCGCCTCGGTCGCCGTGACCGACATCGCATTCGCCCAAGGCTGGACCGCACCCGGTTCCTGCTGCGGCACTTGCGGAGAAATCGTCACCGCATGTACCTGCACCCGAATGCAGCCCGTCTGCGAAACCACGGTCCGTCGGCAGGACTGCGTCACTTGGCGAGAAGTCCCCCGAACTCTTTACCGAGACGAAGAATACGTCGTCACGATCCCGAAAATCGACTACGACTGCGTGACCGTCGATGAGGGCTGTTACAAGATGGTATGGGTGCCGAAACCCGTCAAAAAAGTCATCCCCAAGACCGTCTATCAGAAAGACATTCGCACCCGGAAAGTGCCGTTCACCGTCTCGCAAAAGGTGCCAGTGGTCAGCTCGCAGTGGATTCCGGAGAAGCGAGTCCGCTGCGTCCCCCAAACGACGACTCAATACTACCGTCAGCCGTTCGGAACGAACTGCCCGCCGATCACGGCTCAAGTACCGCCGCTTACCGGCTTCGGCGGCGGATACGGGGCTCACGGCGGATACGGGGTTCACGGCGGATTCGGAGCAGCGGGCGGATTCGGAGCCGTTGCCCCCCAGCCCTACGGAATGCCGGGCGGATGCCCGAACGGCCAATGTGGCATGAACCACGGAGCAGGTGCATTCTACGGCAACCCCGGCTATCAGCCGACGCCGGCCCCCGTTCAGGGACCGGTTCCCAACCCGACACCGGACAACTTCGACGACCCGGCCGCGTGGTCGAACGTCCCCAGCCGGGCTGCGGTCTCGCCGCAAATGTTTCCTCACATGGCGGCTCAATACGCTCAGCCGATGCCGAACCATTATCAACAGCCGGCTCAACAAGCGGCGCACTACGGATACCAAGCGGCACAGTACGGGTATCAAGCGGCCCGCCAGCCGCAGATGATTCAACAGGCCGGCTACGCCCAGCCGCAAACGGCCCCGATGCAGTCAGCTTACCGGGCCGCATACGGACAGCCGCAGCCCTCAGCAATCCAGCAGGTCGGCTACAGCCGATAG
- a CDS encoding tetratricopeptide repeat protein: MKEFDRSFYRTGHPKAARSGCRLQSRRPIFPMGFDLYYVHLIEFNVRSLLITCLITLLSTSTVATGAEVTATYFSGLRDRGLFSLAESVALNRLAADDLSNDERAALSLELSKTFAQHAIHTLDTEQIDLYQRAESVIEKFLAVQPRHPRALELRLQRAMIDLERGRSLRWTAELTRSDSAALSAKGFLKKAATELQTLSDQIHKAFRRRTRGIASSDDRVDPAELYQWEEQARLGAAQAMIAAARLNPRGDSNSNRALQEADRLLEKLARGVERNPITRSAKIWRAEVARLSGDGQAARRRLADIEPTSLTPQDRDAMAAVSVRILLDEDKPDAAAELLVNYRKERGSLSGELQLLKVQTLVELERAARAINVPELAVDVQRQIDLAVERAKVEVGGVWAYRCRLAADAVGNERQFGPEIAAQIERAERLAATGKTSEAADAYFSSAEAMVESGDSSAAAKYAFRAGSLASSENNYQSAKKFFLAAAKFDRNDPLSAQAHLMAAWCAGRSSNSQKAIAEYRRLLEEHREIYSSAATNAEATLMLARLEESRRQYSRALPLYRDTLTIAEKADVARAGIARCLDRLLAFLAEESAQADDPKIREVRQQQLQEWSNTASSEFADLAAGLPDVETRWSPHDAEFAVVAAQRLSKLPTNQTDLALNLAERALRSSEFQRPNDREFWQKIGEAADGLRSAIRVSAGDFSGGLADDSELRRMTVTARISLLQDLRLRLSELSVGPRTQCGRLMLKIVESVEGNGSRLKPAERWLLAKAKAEADIAVGELDRAEQTVEQLTQMAGSDAGRMREAAQIAERLGERGAERTLDLWQRITARLPAGSDEWLAARINSVEALITLGRLDEARKLIRVTRLLAPNAGDAELRNRLNELDAATNSDSARPNSR, encoded by the coding sequence ATGAAAGAATTCGATCGATCCTTCTACCGGACCGGCCACCCGAAAGCCGCAAGGTCGGGTTGCCGCCTGCAATCGCGACGACCTATCTTTCCAATGGGCTTTGATCTCTATTACGTCCACTTAATTGAATTCAACGTGCGATCGCTGCTGATAACCTGCCTCATCACATTGCTCAGCACCTCTACGGTCGCGACGGGCGCGGAGGTGACCGCGACATATTTCAGCGGACTCCGAGACCGCGGCCTGTTCAGTCTGGCTGAGTCCGTCGCACTGAATCGCCTCGCCGCCGATGATCTTTCGAACGACGAGCGAGCGGCGTTGTCGCTCGAACTTTCAAAGACCTTCGCGCAGCACGCCATCCACACGCTCGACACTGAGCAGATCGATCTTTATCAACGAGCTGAATCAGTCATCGAAAAGTTTCTGGCCGTTCAGCCCAGGCACCCACGAGCGCTCGAACTGAGATTGCAACGGGCGATGATCGATCTCGAACGCGGTCGTTCTCTTCGCTGGACCGCCGAGCTCACACGCTCCGACTCCGCTGCGCTTTCGGCCAAAGGATTTTTGAAGAAAGCAGCAACCGAACTCCAGACCTTATCGGATCAAATCCACAAAGCCTTTCGCCGTCGCACCCGCGGCATCGCGAGCAGCGACGATCGCGTCGATCCGGCCGAACTGTACCAGTGGGAGGAGCAGGCCAGATTGGGCGCTGCTCAGGCCATGATTGCGGCAGCGCGACTTAACCCGCGGGGCGACTCCAATTCCAACAGGGCTTTGCAGGAGGCCGACCGACTATTGGAGAAACTCGCTCGCGGTGTCGAGCGAAACCCGATCACTCGGTCGGCGAAGATCTGGCGAGCGGAGGTCGCTCGCCTTAGTGGCGATGGTCAGGCTGCTCGCCGGCGATTGGCCGATATCGAGCCGACATCGCTCACCCCGCAAGATCGTGATGCGATGGCAGCCGTTTCCGTTCGAATTCTGCTCGACGAAGACAAGCCCGACGCGGCCGCGGAATTGCTGGTCAATTACCGCAAAGAACGGGGGTCTCTGTCCGGCGAATTGCAACTGCTGAAGGTGCAAACACTCGTCGAATTGGAGCGGGCTGCGCGAGCGATTAACGTGCCTGAACTGGCGGTCGACGTGCAGCGTCAGATCGACCTCGCCGTCGAACGAGCGAAGGTGGAAGTCGGTGGCGTCTGGGCATATCGCTGCCGGCTCGCTGCGGATGCGGTCGGAAATGAACGTCAATTCGGCCCCGAAATCGCCGCTCAGATCGAACGAGCCGAACGTCTCGCCGCGACGGGAAAAACATCGGAAGCTGCCGACGCCTATTTTAGCTCGGCCGAAGCGATGGTAGAGTCGGGCGATTCGTCCGCGGCTGCGAAGTACGCCTTTCGTGCCGGGTCGCTCGCCTCCAGTGAGAACAACTATCAATCGGCGAAGAAGTTCTTTCTCGCAGCAGCCAAATTCGACCGCAACGACCCGCTCTCGGCGCAGGCTCACTTGATGGCCGCATGGTGCGCCGGACGTTCGTCGAATTCGCAAAAAGCGATTGCCGAGTACCGTCGCTTACTCGAAGAGCACCGCGAGATTTATTCCTCGGCCGCGACGAATGCAGAGGCGACGCTGATGCTGGCTCGATTGGAGGAGTCGCGGCGACAGTACAGTCGCGCCCTCCCGCTGTACCGAGATACCCTGACCATCGCAGAGAAAGCCGACGTAGCGCGGGCCGGGATCGCCCGCTGTCTCGATCGATTGTTAGCCTTTCTCGCCGAAGAATCTGCTCAGGCAGACGATCCAAAGATTCGCGAAGTTCGTCAGCAGCAATTACAGGAATGGTCGAACACGGCATCCTCTGAGTTCGCCGACCTCGCCGCAGGCCTGCCCGATGTCGAGACGCGCTGGTCTCCGCACGATGCGGAGTTCGCGGTCGTCGCGGCTCAGCGGTTGTCGAAGCTGCCGACAAACCAAACCGATCTCGCTTTGAATCTCGCCGAGCGTGCTCTGAGGTCCTCTGAATTTCAACGTCCCAACGACCGGGAGTTCTGGCAGAAGATCGGGGAAGCCGCCGATGGTTTGCGATCAGCAATCCGTGTGAGTGCCGGTGACTTTTCCGGCGGGCTCGCGGACGATTCCGAGTTGAGGCGGATGACCGTCACGGCTCGAATCAGCCTGTTGCAGGACCTTCGCCTGCGGCTTAGCGAATTGAGCGTCGGACCAAGAACGCAATGTGGCCGCCTGATGTTGAAGATTGTCGAAAGCGTTGAAGGTAACGGGAGTCGATTGAAACCGGCTGAACGATGGTTGCTCGCCAAGGCCAAAGCGGAGGCGGACATTGCTGTGGGCGAACTTGATCGGGCGGAGCAAACGGTCGAGCAACTGACGCAGATGGCCGGTTCGGATGCCGGACGAATGCGGGAGGCAGCCCAAATCGCCGAACGCCTTGGAGAACGTGGGGCCGAGCGCACGCTCGACCTTTGGCAGCGGATCACCGCTCGATTGCCAGCCGGCAGCGATGAGTGGTTGGCGGCGCGAATTAACTCGGTCGAAGCACTGATCACGCTGGGCCGCCTCGACGAAGCTCGCAAACTCATTCGAGTCACCCGGCTGCTCGCCCCCAACGCCGGCGATGCCGAATTACGGAATCGACTCAACGAGTTAGACGCTGCGACGAATTCCGATTCCGCGCGTCCGAATTCTCGATAA
- the lipA gene encoding lipoyl synthase: MSLLEILPDVPQRSTGGGSGCGSSSGSSAPARRPRLPKWLRRPMPEGGMAYTSDTIADLKLNTVCESAKCPNRTECWSHKTATLMIAGNVCTRPCGFCSIDKGKTEQLEIDEPQRVAEAAARLGLEHVVITSVTRDDLPDGGAEHWYQTVLAVRERTDASIEVLTPDFRGNVAAIDRVIEAKPDVFNHNTETVPRLYHRVRRNAEYQRTLDLLARVKEIEPDMPTKSGIMLGLGESIDEVLEVCADLRKVGCDMLTVGQYLQPTQEHLPVERYIPPEEFDSLGELLRTMGFGLVASGPFVRSSYHAGEMSDALKKS; this comes from the coding sequence ATGTCCCTGCTTGAGATTTTGCCGGATGTTCCCCAACGCTCGACCGGCGGTGGTTCGGGTTGCGGCTCGTCGAGCGGAAGTTCCGCACCGGCTCGCCGCCCGCGTCTGCCGAAGTGGCTCCGCCGACCGATGCCCGAGGGCGGCATGGCCTACACGAGCGACACGATCGCCGACCTGAAGCTCAACACCGTCTGCGAAAGTGCGAAGTGTCCGAACCGCACGGAGTGCTGGTCGCATAAAACCGCCACACTCATGATCGCGGGCAACGTCTGCACCCGCCCCTGCGGCTTTTGCAGTATCGATAAAGGCAAGACCGAACAGCTCGAAATCGACGAACCGCAGCGCGTGGCCGAAGCGGCGGCGCGGTTGGGTTTGGAGCACGTCGTGATCACGTCGGTCACACGAGACGACCTGCCCGATGGCGGGGCCGAGCACTGGTATCAAACAGTGCTGGCCGTCAGAGAGCGGACCGACGCATCGATCGAAGTTCTGACCCCTGACTTTCGCGGCAACGTGGCGGCGATCGATCGCGTGATCGAAGCAAAACCGGACGTATTCAATCACAATACGGAAACGGTCCCCCGCCTGTATCATCGCGTGCGGCGCAATGCCGAATACCAACGGACGCTCGACCTGCTGGCCCGGGTGAAAGAAATCGAACCCGACATGCCGACCAAGAGCGGCATCATGCTCGGACTGGGGGAGTCGATCGACGAAGTGCTCGAAGTCTGCGCCGACCTCCGCAAGGTCGGCTGCGACATGCTCACCGTCGGCCAATATCTCCAACCGACTCAGGAACATCTGCCGGTTGAGCGGTACATCCCGCCGGAGGAATTCGACTCACTCGGCGAGTTGCTTCGCACGATGGGCTTCGGCCTTGTCGCTAGCGGACCGTTCGTGCGGTCGAGCTATCACGCCGGTGAAATGTCGGACGCCCTCAAGAAGTCATGA
- the murJ gene encoding murein biosynthesis integral membrane protein MurJ: MNAAPAEPVSHRDEGAAEISDDANAARRNSMLSGFGLVSGLTLVSRVLGLVRDAAMAAAFGNGPLLDAFTIAFRIPNLARRLFGEGALAAVFIPRFVSTRESHGTEDAWKLGTAVLLKTGLFLGGVVVAFEFLLVGAILSGWLGPKSELLLTLTAVLLPYLWLICLSAQVAAILQASDRFFWPAALPVVLNVVWVAALAIVGAVALSKEAAITTIAAVISVTGVLQLGLLIRPLHRIGFRLDFDSTPVRSALAAIRTSLVPTLLGLSITQLNTLADGLIAWGLTPSIDDPNATSLVAAGGAAALYFGQRLYQFPLGVFAVAIGTVLYPQISKHATDRNFAAMRSDLTRGMRLVLLVTLPASVGLIVLAEPITALLFERGEFGQRDVLQTSRVVAAYAIAVWAYALLLIAQRGFYATGNERAPLRVGLVAVFLNLILNAGLVIPLGETGLALATAVTAIMQFLLLASIPGTPLRGVFDRSFVAFIARIAVATVVMAVACRIVVVTAGFQSGGNAEGFVAVAIPMLTAIVAYAGVLGVIARRDVLALLTSTRRPRG; this comes from the coding sequence ATGAATGCCGCCCCGGCCGAGCCGGTTTCTCATCGCGACGAAGGTGCGGCCGAGATATCGGACGATGCGAATGCCGCGCGTCGCAATTCCATGCTTAGTGGGTTCGGTCTCGTCAGCGGGCTGACGCTCGTATCACGAGTATTAGGCTTGGTTCGCGACGCCGCGATGGCGGCAGCATTCGGAAACGGGCCATTGCTCGACGCATTTACGATCGCATTTCGCATCCCCAATCTCGCGCGGCGGTTGTTCGGCGAGGGAGCACTTGCCGCCGTCTTCATTCCCCGTTTCGTGAGCACGAGAGAATCGCACGGAACCGAAGACGCGTGGAAGTTGGGGACGGCGGTCTTACTCAAGACCGGTCTGTTCTTAGGGGGTGTCGTCGTCGCCTTCGAATTCTTACTTGTGGGCGCGATCTTGTCAGGCTGGCTCGGTCCAAAGTCAGAGTTGCTGCTCACGCTGACCGCAGTGCTGCTGCCGTATCTCTGGTTGATTTGCCTCTCTGCCCAAGTCGCCGCGATTCTGCAGGCGAGCGATCGCTTTTTCTGGCCCGCGGCTCTGCCTGTTGTGTTGAATGTGGTGTGGGTGGCGGCCCTGGCGATCGTCGGTGCGGTCGCTCTTTCGAAAGAAGCTGCCATTACCACGATTGCCGCGGTGATCAGCGTGACCGGCGTGCTGCAACTCGGCTTGTTAATTCGACCGCTACATCGCATCGGTTTTCGTCTCGATTTTGACTCCACTCCCGTGCGTTCGGCCCTCGCGGCCATTCGCACGAGTCTTGTGCCGACGTTGCTCGGGCTGAGCATCACTCAACTCAACACACTCGCGGACGGCCTGATCGCTTGGGGATTGACGCCGTCGATTGACGATCCGAATGCGACTTCGTTAGTTGCCGCGGGTGGTGCGGCGGCACTTTACTTCGGACAGCGGCTTTATCAATTTCCGCTCGGTGTCTTCGCGGTGGCCATCGGCACCGTCCTCTACCCGCAGATTTCAAAGCACGCGACCGATCGCAATTTCGCCGCAATGAGGAGTGATCTCACGCGGGGGATGCGTCTCGTTCTATTGGTCACGCTGCCCGCCTCTGTCGGGCTGATCGTGCTGGCCGAGCCGATTACAGCCTTGCTGTTCGAGCGTGGGGAGTTCGGGCAGCGCGACGTGCTGCAGACGTCGCGTGTGGTCGCCGCCTACGCGATCGCGGTGTGGGCTTACGCGCTATTATTGATCGCTCAGCGCGGGTTCTACGCGACCGGAAATGAACGGGCTCCTCTGCGTGTCGGGCTTGTCGCGGTGTTCTTAAATTTGATTCTCAACGCCGGCCTCGTGATTCCGCTGGGTGAAACCGGTCTCGCGTTGGCAACCGCGGTCACGGCGATTATGCAATTCCTGCTACTGGCTTCGATTCCGGGAACGCCGTTGCGAGGCGTATTCGACCGATCGTTTGTCGCATTCATCGCTCGCATCGCGGTCGCGACGGTCGTCATGGCTGTCGCGTGTCGAATCGTCGTGGTGACGGCGGGCTTTCAATCGGGCGGAAATGCGGAAGGCTTCGTCGCCGTCGCGATTCCGATGCTAACCGCAATCGTGGCCTACGCGGGGGTGCTGGGGGTCATCGCGAGACGCGATGTCCTCGCACTACTGACCTCAACTCGTCGACCCCGCGGCTGA
- a CDS encoding biotin/lipoyl-containing protein encodes MTEVRVPDIGAADIRVGTWLVDVGDEVMEGDRLVELSSPGVIFDVASPADGMITRIAVLTGSSITPGELLGQIDDFSAAGSTS; translated from the coding sequence ATGACCGAAGTTCGTGTTCCGGACATCGGTGCGGCTGACATCCGCGTCGGCACATGGCTTGTCGATGTGGGTGACGAGGTGATGGAGGGAGACCGGCTGGTCGAGTTATCCTCGCCCGGTGTGATCTTCGATGTGGCAAGTCCTGCCGACGGTATGATTACCCGGATCGCCGTCCTGACCGGCTCCTCGATCACTCCGGGCGAGTTGCTGGGGCAGATCGATGACTTCTCAGCCGCGGGGTCGACGAGTTGA
- a CDS encoding Dabb family protein: protein MKNRSRQITIAAALFAAFVVAIQYSDRPHAEEKESGSMIVHDVYFTLKDDSAQEQQRLVDACKKYLQDHPGVVFFAAGLRVPDFKREVNDQNFHVGLHVIFDSRKAHDDYQVAPKHLQFIEECKGNWDKVRVFDTVAEK from the coding sequence ATGAAGAACCGTTCGCGTCAGATTACAATCGCAGCCGCTCTTTTCGCCGCGTTTGTCGTGGCGATTCAGTATTCAGATCGCCCACATGCCGAAGAGAAAGAATCGGGATCAATGATCGTTCACGACGTTTACTTCACGCTCAAAGATGACTCCGCCCAAGAGCAGCAGCGACTGGTCGATGCCTGCAAGAAATATCTGCAGGATCATCCGGGCGTGGTGTTTTTCGCCGCCGGACTGCGGGTTCCCGACTTCAAGCGGGAGGTCAACGATCAGAACTTTCACGTCGGCCTGCACGTCATTTTCGATTCGCGAAAAGCCCACGACGACTATCAAGTCGCCCCCAAGCACCTGCAATTCATCGAAGAATGCAAAGGCAATTGGGACAAGGTCCGGGTGTTTGACACCGTGGCTGAGAAGTAA
- a CDS encoding Rieske (2Fe-2S) protein: MAEFHSVAKVGDIPENEGRAYDVDGVMVAVFNLGGTFAAIDDMCPHAGASLSAGHVEEEVVMCPLHAWRFHCRTGKWMDNPTAKLGVETYETRVQDGEIQVSID; the protein is encoded by the coding sequence ATGGCTGAATTTCACAGCGTGGCCAAAGTGGGCGACATCCCCGAGAACGAAGGTCGGGCCTACGACGTCGACGGCGTGATGGTCGCCGTCTTCAATTTAGGGGGCACCTTCGCCGCCATCGACGACATGTGTCCGCACGCCGGGGCTTCGCTTTCGGCCGGCCATGTTGAAGAAGAGGTCGTGATGTGCCCGCTGCACGCGTGGCGTTTTCACTGCCGAACAGGCAAATGGATGGACAATCCGACTGCAAAACTTGGCGTCGAAACTTACGAAACGCGAGTGCAGGACGGTGAAATTCAGGTCAGTATCGATTGA
- a CDS encoding GNAT family N-acetyltransferase: protein MRLAEIMSWIRRRAGIRRVDGSIAASLRDCATDLTVRAIEKSELRRFFEATVELSGGESVTRHVTWCLRDRRLRSGRHFAAISSTGEFVSTLTTYRYRHSPHPDVIGLANVHTCERHRGCGYGTTLLKEVISQLEQDDGVKAFYVLSAIGTPFYERAGFRTLPIPYDLAPECVPMFRCDRDRWGALSSDFQYVRGMQAFFD from the coding sequence GTGCGACTCGCTGAAATCATGAGCTGGATTCGCCGAAGAGCCGGCATCCGGCGGGTCGACGGATCTATCGCAGCGAGTCTACGGGACTGCGCGACCGATCTGACGGTGCGGGCGATCGAGAAGTCGGAGCTGCGCCGTTTTTTCGAAGCGACCGTCGAATTATCTGGCGGTGAATCCGTAACCCGGCACGTGACGTGGTGCCTGCGGGATCGACGGCTTCGCTCGGGTCGCCATTTCGCGGCGATCTCATCGACGGGAGAGTTCGTCAGCACGCTGACGACTTATCGTTACCGTCATTCGCCTCACCCCGACGTGATCGGCCTCGCGAATGTGCATACTTGCGAGCGCCATCGCGGATGCGGCTACGGCACGACACTGCTCAAGGAGGTCATCTCACAGCTCGAGCAGGACGACGGAGTCAAAGCATTCTACGTCTTGTCGGCGATCGGGACGCCGTTCTATGAGCGGGCCGGATTCCGAACGCTGCCAATTCCGTACGATCTGGCCCCGGAATGCGTTCCGATGTTCCGTTGCGATCGTGATCGCTGGGGGGCGCTGTCGTCCGACTTCCAATACGTCCGCGGGATGCAGGCGTTTTTCGATTAA
- a CDS encoding glycosyltransferase family 4 protein, producing MPRIAIIFEFPTLFGGERSMLAVIDQLLSPADSSWEFVAICPEQGALRDALSARGIEVKPLNLRDETGKRPPKHIAAEMLHTCLRSVDCDLIHANSLSMARLLGVIATDIALPCTGHLRDILKLNRAAIDDLNRLDRLIAVSDATIEHLAGQGLDRGRVTRIYNGIDRESFRPRPRSFALHDELGHRHDSILLLTVGQIGLRKGHDVTAKAIASIVGGDRRDSGSLGWAIAGERFSAKAESIAFDRSIDEILQAAGLSDRVHRLGYRDDVAKLMNEADLLVHSAHQEPLGRVLLEAAASGLPIIATDVGGTREIFETGIDGELVAADDVVALARAIFARLSTTERLDPPAAFCERFSLKRSAANHADLWRKLITR from the coding sequence ATGCCGCGGATTGCCATCATCTTCGAATTCCCCACGCTGTTCGGCGGTGAGCGGTCGATGCTTGCCGTAATCGATCAATTGCTGAGTCCGGCCGATAGCTCGTGGGAATTTGTGGCGATCTGCCCCGAGCAAGGAGCCCTTCGGGATGCCCTGTCGGCACGCGGGATCGAAGTGAAGCCGCTCAACCTGCGTGATGAAACCGGGAAACGCCCGCCGAAACACATCGCAGCCGAAATGTTGCACACGTGCCTCAGATCGGTCGACTGCGACCTCATTCACGCCAATAGTTTGTCGATGGCACGGCTGCTGGGGGTCATTGCCACCGATATCGCCCTCCCCTGCACCGGGCATTTGCGCGACATCCTCAAGTTGAACCGCGCCGCGATCGACGATTTGAATCGACTCGATCGATTGATCGCCGTCTCCGATGCAACGATCGAACATCTCGCGGGACAGGGACTCGATCGCGGACGAGTCACGCGGATTTACAACGGCATCGATCGCGAATCATTTCGTCCCAGGCCGCGGTCGTTCGCATTGCATGACGAGCTTGGCCACCGTCACGATTCAATTTTGTTACTGACCGTCGGCCAAATCGGGCTGCGGAAAGGACACGATGTGACCGCGAAGGCCATCGCAAGCATTGTCGGAGGTGATAGGCGAGATAGCGGTAGTCTCGGCTGGGCGATTGCCGGAGAGCGTTTCTCGGCGAAGGCGGAGAGCATCGCATTCGATCGGTCGATCGACGAAATTTTGCAAGCCGCCGGGTTGTCGGACCGTGTTCATCGACTCGGCTATCGGGACGACGTCGCCAAGCTGATGAACGAGGCTGATCTGCTTGTGCATTCGGCCCACCAGGAACCATTGGGCCGTGTGCTGTTGGAGGCCGCGGCGTCCGGACTGCCGATCATCGCGACCGACGTCGGCGGCACGCGCGAAATTTTTGAAACCGGAATCGACGGAGAATTGGTTGCGGCGGACGATGTCGTTGCGCTGGCAAGAGCAATCTTTGCCCGACTGAGCACGACCGAGCGACTTGATCCACCCGCTGCCTTCTGCGAACGATTCTCGCTGAAGCGCAGCGCGGCGAATCACGCGGACTTGTGGCGAAAGCTGATTACGCGTTGA
- a CDS encoding NADPH-dependent FMN reductase, with translation MILVFSCSLNPGSRSVVLARALRDELAARDSNVELIDLRETPLPLCDGANSYGDATVVELNERVSAADAIVVAAPVYNFDVNAAAKNLVELTGRSWTGKVVGMLLAAGGEGSYMSAMGLANSLMLDFRCIVVPRFVYTTEDKIDGDVITEPVVRERIVQLADDVSRLSTALKRAE, from the coding sequence ATGATTCTGGTCTTCAGTTGCAGCCTGAACCCCGGCAGTCGCAGTGTCGTACTCGCCCGGGCGCTGCGTGACGAACTCGCAGCCCGCGACAGCAACGTCGAATTGATCGATCTCCGCGAGACGCCCCTGCCCCTGTGCGACGGGGCGAACTCTTACGGCGATGCGACAGTCGTTGAGTTGAACGAACGGGTATCTGCCGCCGACGCGATCGTTGTCGCCGCCCCCGTCTACAACTTCGACGTCAATGCCGCGGCGAAAAATCTCGTCGAATTGACCGGCCGGAGTTGGACCGGCAAAGTCGTCGGAATGCTGCTCGCCGCCGGCGGCGAAGGCAGCTACATGTCGGCCATGGGATTGGCCAACAGTCTGATGCTCGATTTCCGCTGCATCGTCGTTCCCCGGTTCGTCTACACGACCGAGGACAAGATCGACGGTGACGTGATCACCGAGCCGGTTGTCCGGGAACGGATCGTGCAATTAGCCGATGATGTTTCCCGTCTGTCGACAGCGCTCAAACGGGCTGAGTGA
- a CDS encoding YkgJ family cysteine cluster protein, with protein MRSEGFAVSSPCDNCHAGCCRSFAVPVTGADILRIERDLDLAFWDFACRWADPDGKIARKYAPHFYFEDEPSTPFVICLSHQPSRFHKGTSKCRFLVEGQPDDENPMGQARCGIYNSRPMACRCFPTKFNSTGELTVLHDVPTRGRKETHPAYELCPRNWTVDEVDPISAPQDLTVAKFEMNFFHSLASVWNRAPRSFEVFPDFLKLVYSRRVVSEVDELEPKTIPLPNVDQQRKAA; from the coding sequence ATGCGAAGTGAAGGATTTGCCGTGTCGTCCCCCTGCGACAACTGCCACGCCGGATGCTGCCGATCGTTCGCAGTACCGGTTACCGGCGCCGACATCTTGCGAATCGAGCGGGACTTGGATCTGGCGTTCTGGGATTTCGCCTGCCGCTGGGCCGACCCGGACGGGAAGATCGCCCGCAAGTACGCTCCGCATTTCTATTTTGAAGACGAGCCTTCGACGCCGTTCGTCATTTGCCTGTCGCATCAACCGAGCCGATTTCACAAGGGGACTTCGAAATGTCGGTTTCTGGTCGAGGGGCAACCTGACGACGAGAATCCGATGGGGCAGGCTCGCTGCGGAATCTACAACTCGCGTCCGATGGCCTGCCGCTGTTTCCCGACGAAATTCAATTCGACCGGCGAGTTGACGGTCCTGCACGACGTGCCGACCCGGGGACGGAAAGAGACTCATCCCGCTTACGAGCTTTGCCCGCGGAATTGGACGGTCGATGAGGTCGACCCGATTTCCGCTCCGCAGGACCTGACGGTGGCAAAGTTCGAGATGAACTTTTTTCACTCGTTGGCGTCGGTCTGGAATCGAGCCCCGCGATCGTTCGAGGTCTTCCCCGATTTCCTAAAACTCGTCTACTCGCGGCGAGTGGTCTCCGAGGTCGACGAACTCGAGCCGAAGACGATCCCGCTGCCGAACGTCGATCAGCAGCGCAAAGCAGCCTGA